From the genome of Diorhabda carinulata isolate Delta chromosome 2, icDioCari1.1, whole genome shotgun sequence:
AGAATGGAAATACCcctccaataatagaaaaaatatttattaagccctaacacgtaccacttttcattagcttaattatccctgtttacattagcGCGTAGGTAACTTTATATAAAGAGGCAGTTAATATCGATAAATTTTATGGCCCaaaaatacctgaactgtattattcagaataatatacataaaaataacattaaaaagtagtattctgttgagtttcatagtaagtgATTCTCTGTTCTTATGCAAAAACTGATTATAGAAAACGTGCCACAGCTGCCAAACTTCTCCTgacaaatttttctatatttgtggagaatttatggtgaaatcgcaagccagaccattttctgaaaatgggaaaaaagcctatttcaaatattttggtactttaattggagaccaagacaagcagtgggCTCCCCACGCGTGCTGAGTTAATTGTAGCgtgtcattggtgcagtggatgaatgggaagaCAAAAGCATgccttttgcaattccaatggtatttcgggaacctactaaccattttgacgactgctatttttgtctaacaaagactgaaggttattctaagaaaggaaaGCACAAAATCCAAATTTTCCGTCTGCTATTCGACCTGTTCCATATAACGATGATTTACCAGTACCGATTGCGCCtttagatccgcaaaatattgtATTAGAAGATGCTGGAGACAATATATCATCAAGAAACTCCGAAGAACAATGCACCGACCCTATTTTTAATCCAAGTACCAGTTTAGCACGTGGCATAAATGTGGGGATCTGAAGATGATTGGGATTTTAATGGGACTTCAAGGAGGGTTTTCTAAAAACtgctgttttctttgtctatgggaTAGTTAAGTAGTAAATCAACATTAGGAAAAAAAGaattggcaagcaagaagtgagCTACATCCGGGTTCTTGAAATGTTAAGTTTATACCCCTTGTAGATCCCTAAAATGTCCTTCTGCCCCCCTAAAACATTAAACTGGGATTGATGAACTTTGTAAAACCTATGGATAAAGAGGGTGAAATCTTTCCCCAGTTGGGTGAAGCCAAATTAAAGGGGggtatttttattgggccacaaataagaaaattgctggaaGTTGACAATTCTGCAGGCATAGAAGGCATTTGTTAATGTAGTGAGgggatttttgggcaacaatatggatccaaactaccaaTAATTAGTTGTCTAGACGTCTACAGATTCCTTGGTGCTCGAAAATTCAATTCCTTTATTCCCATCTGACTTTTTTCCCAGAAATTTTTGAGCTGTCAGTGATGAGAAGGGTAAAAGGCTCCtccaagatattagaacaatggaaattcggtatcaaggacgatgggattcggccatgatgggtgattactgttgatttttaaaaaaaggaagtgcaacccctcataaaaggaaaaagttgaactaattgatatttaaaatgattttttttgagtttttgttttcaatagatGTGAGacatgtttattagatgtaatattatcaatatatacgatttgaaaaacgtgaaattatttttttgataaatattaaatattttccaatgaatatggttctataaataAGACATAAAAACCTtacgtgttacaattattttttccatattttcgtatttctaTAGGTCcactttacaaataaaatttttttgtcgactAGTGTTAttatactgaaaaatttatttatatagtgTAGAGGCATGTGttgtattgaattgaaaaaagattCCCAGTGTTTTTTCAGAAGCTTTTTAGGGGGCGTcgcgaaaaaatttattttttacaagctCCCcaatcaatatattattatggaTTTTGTATGAGAACGTGCTATTTCAAGTTGATTCAAATAGACGTAGAGAAAATGTTGCATACGATGAATGTCACTAAAATGAATCCCTTTCTTTTCTCTGTAGTTGCCAGCAacccaaaattaaaattaaagtgGATAATTACCagcaacaaaaataaacagacattggtattaaatcattaaaaatgcAATTGCTTCACATTTTCTGTTGGTATATGTCAAGTAGCTTCAACGGAAGAACAAGAAATGGACCAATTAAAATTGCACTAGtccaatttggaaaaaattataacacaAAACTCGTATAATTCAAACTCTTTTCAAATTGTACTTAGTTGTTTGTATTTCTGTAATAAGTTCAAACATACTTTCAAGTGTCCTCGGTAGATTTTTCAAAAGTGTTGCAATAGGTTCGAATCTACGGTAATTACATTAGATAGAACGTGTTTTGTTTTTCGAgcataattttaatattcttttgtttATGAATTTGGTAACATAAGTGGCGAAAATGTGagatttcagtatttttttttcaacaatttgaaATACTTGGAAAGTAAACTTGAATCATGAGTTACTCTCTATTATATATGGAATGATTCACTCAAACTTCCTATTGGATGTAACGAAATTGAAATCTGATGATATAAAGGAGTTATTGAtcatctaaataaacaaaattgattattacGTGTATCGATAGGGTGGATTTTGCAAATAttctcaaattaaaattctaaacAGGAAACCATTGCCTCGTAAGGAAGGTAGTAAtaagtctattttttttttgaatgtatcAGAAGCACAGTGACTATTACTGTACATTATTGGACTGAGTTGAAGAAGGAATATATAGATATGGCCCCATATGCAGAAGATCTCTCGCCAAAACAATGACACCATGTCATAAATTGACAAATGCAGTGACtacattcaaatttcaaaagtatTCTCCAAATCTGACCATTAGCAGGtccgaaaaaaatattccaaagaaagaaagaacaatAAATGGGGAAGttattgttaattgtttttGAGATCAGGGACTTGGTGTTAAGTACTTTTCAAACTTTTGTCGAACACTTTGTTGACCgagaatattaattttctatgactttttgcttaaaataattcaaacaatttcGCGCGGCTCATGAGGAATTTCAGATATTTAGGTATCTTCCTAAATTCTATCAATCTTAGGTTATTAGATAATTAGCTCACACTAGGATCCTTATTGATTAAgatgtgttttatttatttttaattcatttttaggTACTGAATACGCACAGTACACTAACATCAACATTCaatgatttatttatcattttattaagcATATCGTTGGCTTTACGTTTCAAACAAGTCACTCAaagattggaaaaaaatgtttcgaagGTAATGatttacttttaatattcaTGGATCATCAGTCTTAAAATTGCACATCCCCAAATACTGTAAAAATATTCGGGTAAATAAAATGCTAACATAAATTAACTGGCATTATCTAGAAAAACGTTGAgtcattttattaaagaaaatatgttaGTTATCAAGATATTCACGCATCATCAAGCGTTAATAATGGATACATGATAACAACTTCTCTGTTACTAAGGTTTGAAAAAGTAacttcaagtttttatttatccATACTCAAACTATAATAACTAAGAGCTGTTATTGAGtttcttcatttaaaaaaatattaaaagtgtgtactttttagtttcagtttgAAAGTGAAGAGTTTTGGATTGAAATTCGAGAAGATTATGATCGATTGAGCACTTTATGTAAAGAGTTGgacgaaaatatttcatatattattttactcTCCTATTCGATCAATTCGTTTTTTCTGCTAATTCAACTTTATGAAAGTTTGGAGTAAGTACATGTTAGATAATATATGAAGCTATAGGACAAAATCAACtaattcaatgaaaaacatggaaaatacaGCTAACGATAGTTGATCAGCCTGTACTTCCCACCGTTCCTTCTATTGCAGTCCGTTATTTCATGTCCCTTATCAAAAGTTATCGACGCCGAGTTTGTCTAATAAATTCAGCAGAAGCTGGCAACGCCGCTTGCAAGCACAGCTTAGAGTACcttaaatttaatcattttatgcTGATATCTCTTTCATTTTTACTTGTACACCAAAATTGTAGAGAGATTAAACTCTACAACAcgataagaaaataagaaaatgcaAAATGGTGACTGCGttacgaacaaaaaatagtgcTATAGTGTTTCAGTGCTATATGAGAGGTGTACAATCTCTTCCAAGCCACATTCATGTAGCTTTGGAAAGCGAAGCAGTGTGGACTGGAGCATTGTCATAAAGCAAGCGCACATCTTGGATGATTTTGTCGCATCTTCCATTGGTAACTTTTGACGAAATTACCTTAGTAAGTCTGAGTAATATTTCGCGATCACGTTTGTATTTGGTTCCTTAAAGCTACTCAAaaagtcccaaaatattgtagccatcgcttttttttgtaattttcgtaTTCCGTTTTTTTATGTTACGGGCTCTCCTTCCTCTCTCCACTCTCATGGaatctcttttaatttttgttaaattaaaatgtCCATATAGGACCTTTAGAACACTTGCTTTGTAAATGTTAACTAGTGCTTTTGTTTTTAAGTGGGGGCCACTTGGAGCAATTTCTTCCactgattttttgttttctggagtagttaCCGTTGCACGTGGGtcattttctaatgattatCATACCCAGGGAAAcagatcaatttttaattattgaaaatgatacaAGTCACCTTGAACAGctctttgttttatattattgttgCTGCTATTCCTGtagttgaaaatttcataacagtaagaaacatttttcaaaacaacttaaCTGAGTGGTCGTTCGATTtcttttataatgaaattgatcGAAGCAGTAACGTTGTATGTGAGGCTTCTTGAGACTGACGCGTGCATAAAGATTTTTGCGAACGCACTGTATTTACTTTAAGAGGCCAAGAACTCACGGACCGCACTACGTATAAGCGTAAAAGACTCAAATTTTCAGTACACACTTCCAAAAGTAATCTCAGAAATACTTTACTTACTCATTATCAAGGATACAACTTTCCTCTagccaatttttttacaaaatgagaTCACCTGCATTTTGAATCAATGTGTGAGAGTTGTCATTTATTCAGTCACATGATTCGtttgtattaatatacaaagCATTCCACATTCACTTCTAATGCGAAATCTGTATGATTATAATCTTCTTGGTTTTTATCATCTTACGCCGCAGCTGTGTGGACCTGTGTGGACCTTCCAGTTAATTACGTTTTGTTAAgagttattttctatttaattcatattttttcatctgTGACTCACATACATGCACGAgattacaataaaaaacatgCAAACTCAAGCTCTTCAGAGGTTGGTGtagacaaaaacaaatatttataattgaatatgactttgttgtatttcaaaatcttcttcattgagatcaatacacttttgcatgcgtttgaactaatTAACTAGCATCTTTGCATTCCGATGAAAGTACCTGTACAAAATATGTGAATTGAACACTCatttaggtgtagaaaaatgttgatcTTGCTacttatttttgatctgcgggaataagaagaaaatattgaacacCAAATAAAGACTGTATGGCAGAAGATCCATCAATTAATGTTTCAACTGTTCAAAAAGTTGATGGCTGAATTGTTGTGTGAGAACTCGCATTGTTGTGGTGGTATCTGGCAAACAGATGCTGATGTAGCATTTAGAATTAACCGTTCCAAGTTATTGCTCTAATGAAACAGGAATGTCCGGTTACTcagaaaaaacaggcgaccatttgttTCGAACTACTTCGAgcacgaacaacttttgttgattTTGGCTCGTCTTAGAAGACCCATACAgccgattgttgtttagttttgtaTTAATATGTATAGATCCATGTTTCGTCACCTGTCACGATATTATAGACGTCTGTTAAAGCAGAAAGATTGAATTGTTCAGCATTTCTTCGCACCAATCGACACCAGCTTTTTTAAAGGGATTGTCAAATTCTGGGCCTTCCAatgcgaaaaaatatttttggcagtcaaatgttcatgcagtAGAATAATGCTTAATCTCATTTGGCGATCTTGCAATAggtatcagtttacgcacagcatcgatgttttcttgcACAACCGCAGATGTTGGGACGACCTTTACGAAATTCATCTAAAAGTCGAGTCTATCggtacactgctgttggtttaatcaacgtcgaaagtcatagaaaatcattacacacgatttaattccattttttgaccaagatgaatgtttcaagtatctgtaaacaactcaaatagcactcgtgtgacaacacgttctgagtgcgtacactattaaaaatgtcaaatttaatgaTGTTAGATTTCACATATTCATATCagcgttgccatatctcaaaattaagtAGCTACCTTCGTATCATCGAATCTTTATGAAAGAAACTAAATCTCACATCAAATATACCCCATTCAACTAAAACAAATCTTCATCTTGAGAATAtaagaaaacaatgaaattggTTAATCAGGAGTGATCGTTATGGAGTTTAGGAGAGCAACAAGGATAATCCGATCTGTGGCGTGAATGGAGGCGATTAGACATGTATACGGAAACAATTTCAGAAAACAGGGAAATAGAATAGTTccttaagaaaattaaaaaagtaaaatcatGAATTCTTTTTCCATGCATTTGTAgaaacaagaattttatataattgtacACGTTTATGATATTTTGCGTTCATACAgctgaaattttcatttatagggCTGTTTCTGGTTTGGTCGGCAGAATTTACTTCATAACTTCTTTTGTTCACcaaatatttagaattgttAGCGTCTCTTTGTATGCGGCTTGGATTAATGACGAAAGTTTAGAACCAATGAATATTCTTAATTCTGTACCATCGCATGCTTATAATACAGAGGTAAGTCTTATTTCAAATCCTTGTGCAAGGTAAGGGGTTTTTAGGAGAAAATGTCTCCGTTAAAAGGTCTAGTCCCTCAtcattttttacttataatCAGTGGTATAGTGCTGAAATTAGCTGTCCCAGAGCTGTGAGTAGTAGCAAGATGACCGAGAATCAGTTAGTTAGTTAGAATTAACTACTTTCAATGAATTTCTTTTTACCGTACAGACGACTTATTCTCGCTAAATATATCGTACAAGTACTTATAGTAGGCGATTCAGTCGTATTGCTGTGTCGGATGCCCATAACACCACCGTTTCACtgaattaacaataaattatggTAAAATTCACCACGCAAACGTTTCAAGGAACATATGTGTAGATTAGGTGAAAAAAAGGTGTGTTGtatatataacttttatatatGAAAAGGTCACTGTCGAGGAATTTTGTTTTAAGAGCTTAGAGGTCTGATTGGCTGGTAAATAATTGTGAAGCAGAGGTTTAATCGATTGCTAGGATTCTATAATGCAATGAATGGTTGCCTACATAATAAGTTCGGTTCTTAGGTAGAATTGTAATCTGCACACTTGGTAACATCATTCAAAAAGGATTATGATGATAAACCAATCTAAATGATAATAAAGTGTATTTTTGGAACATTAAGATTCAAGATTAAAATTTGAGAGTTTCCTATTTCGAGtaactgataaaaatatgtatgtcGGAGATAAacacaaatttatattattcaaatagaaaaaatactgaATTTCAATTTCTGGATATCGTATTATATCATGTTGATAGGTTCATAAACATATTCtgttaataagaaaaatcaaatgaaaagttGATACAATTTGGATCGATTGCTTGAATATGTATCTGTGTTTCAATGCATTTTGcttttgaaatttatcattttactaTTAGTTTAAATACTTGACTGTTCATTTTTAGCGATACCCAAATTtctgatttttaataaaaataagcaTTATGTTGCACTTTATAGGCTTAACAAAGTTTTTCTCTAAATTCTTCATTATgtgattctattttttattcatagtgAATCTCCAACTAATCTTTAGATTGTTTTATAAGTAGAAGAACTTTATAATCTACTCccgaattttgttttataagtaTAGCAGAAAAAGTATTTGGAGAAAAACTGTATGATTTCTGACATAATGCAAGTCCATATTAACTCATTCATTTTCAGAATGTttacaaaaattcgaaaaaactatATTAGGAATAGTAACCGCCATACTAAGACGCTATACATATAGCCTCTAAAAATTGCTTACCGTAAATAATGATCATTAAGTTACCtattattctttttcttcttctttgcgTGTCTTGACCGTTATCGCTCGTTGGCTTCTTTATCTAATTCTTTATCTGATTCTTATTTAATTCATACTTTTTCATTTAAACACACCGTTCACTTGTCTAGACGGATGTGTTCGGGATGACAGATTATTTACTCTTTGCTTTTCTTATCCTTTGCCATAAGTGCCAGATCCTACTGTATGCGTAGGTACTGGTTTTTGATAGAGTTTCTGTTTCATCTATCTCATCTATTATTCCGTCTATTGCGGAATATTTGAATAGAGTCGTTGAGAGATCCTAACACCTTCTTGTACTGGAATCACCTTTGTTTGTCCACCCTttgacaatattttgtttttagagttgtgaaatttatcaatttaatgaGTTTTGAGGAGATCCCCTGTTTTCCTGCTCTATTCTTTTCCTATTGACACTACCACTTACCTTTTTTTATCTAGTTTTGTCGACAATATATGTATTTGGAATGATTAATTCTTTGAATAGgcttgaaaaatgctttgtATATTTCCTCTCCGGTATCTGGCATcggaatattattttttatatcagtcTGTGTTggctttttatttaattgacgTGAATAATATTTGGCGTTGTTCATGACGATAACGGAATTATTTGGAAGCAACTGATTTTCGAACTGGTACTTTCAGGACATTGGACCTGTCTTTAGGCCTTTTTAAGGACGTCATGGGAGTTATACCATGTTGTATCaagatatataattttacattcttctctgaattttttcatttgctttGCTTATTCAAAACGAAGAcaaaggaatttttattaaaaactgcaAACAGCTATTACAATAATGAcgtttaattttataatgacaTTCATTCGAAATACTTAGTAGTTGTATTTTATCAGTAAATATgaagaattcaaattttgtgtCTAGGGGTTCATACATAGTTACTCAAATATCTTAACTTTCTTAGTAAAACGAccagaagaaatttttaaagcCTGACCTAGGTGCTGAGACTACCCAGCTGTTATAAAAGATTTCTCTGCATCAGTAtctgtatcaatttttttgtgctGTATTTTAGGTAAAACGTCTACTAATGCAAATAAGTTTTGATAACGTGGCTTTAACCGGAtgcaaaatgttcaaaataactCGAGGTATAATATTGAGTgtatgtttaataaaataaattattgattagccctaatgaataaattttttagatcGCTGGTGCTGTCGTTACTTACGAACTTGTGCTTATTCAGTTTAATTCAGAGACGCAAGCTTAACTATTTCTGGTTTTCgatttgtacaaataaaaatttaaataaaacttatcGTCGTGGTGTtacttgttattatttttgacatgattCAATACAACGTACAATGCattgcaagacgcaatatttttttttgatataaagcATGCGCAGATTAAGTGCAGCTGAGTGTTTCATGCAAGAGCGCGCACTTTCGgttttttgccatttttattgcgttcAAGCTGCAATTCCAGGAGGGGatttagttacttttggctttAAACCAATCAAATGTCAGTCTCAGATCAGTtgactttcgtaaaactaaTCATTTCGACATTGTGAACAAATAATAGCTTTGAGCAAAATCGAAATAAGGTTGAATTTACCACCAGGTCGAAGTGAttagttttacgaaagtcagctgatctgAGACTGACATTTGGTTGGTTGTTAATTGTAACTTGCAGACAATGAAAATGGCACAGACCCGATATTGTTGCAATTTCGAGATTTGCATTAACCAATCGGATGAACttccattttccattttgttgtatttataacaacttaatttgattttgataagTTTTCATGATAAACTCATATACTCATAATACTCTTAAATCTACTTTTTCTTGTTGGTACTCAGTGCTCAGAATCTCTTCTTTGCAAATGTTGAATAGCATGAAGTGTAGGTAACATACATAATTATTTGGGTACCGTTTGCATTATCTAtacattttcgattttttattatcaatgacctttttcaacaaataaactGTTTTTCTCAAGAAAAAGTAACAAACAGAAATCTTGCGGCGCGATTCTTCCCGTGACAAGTATTAACCTGTTCATTCACCACTCGCTGCCTAAGGCCGGGACACATTTGTCATACACCACTCCGATCCACCTCCAATCGGATTTTGCTCCAAAGAACGAATCAGTACGGGATCGGAAACAGTGAGTACATATGTCCTATACGCTTCCGAGCTCTTTCCGAGCTCCAGCTCGATATATTCCCACTTGCGTCAGTCTCAATTCTCAGTCTCAGATTCAATTAAAATCGCGAAAGTTTTTTTGTGCGAGATGTCCAGCAACTGCGATTTAGTCATGAAAGAACTTTGTTTAGAAGCAGAAGGTAAAGAAAACCAGATAAATTTCATGGAGAACAGAGGAAAATGCAGATTTTGGGTACATCCTTATTTTATCATCATTCTGATTTACtatgatatataatatatcatagtatatattgtatatatagaTATACAATGTACTTcctattcaataaaattgtttataccttttttaattaattttgtttatgcCTTTACTTTGTTTGTAACAAttcaattcgtttctccgataaactgtcacacttttatatCGTGATATTCGTTgaagaaaattcgttttttgtctaattaaaaggagtgtagtaGAAGAGTAATTGAAGAAAGTTTTAACTgtacaccagaagatgttgttgaatcgacaactgcagcgactatgaatcttctctcTGAGAAATtcagggaacagtatttaaaggaatataattcttttatagaGTGTCATACTAAAAAAGACATGCACaacttcacagaaagagtgttactgGCTTACTtagaaactaaattcaaaatgtgagagtcttcaacactttggtcgacttattcaaaactgaaaggcaccctaatggtaaataacgatgTTGTAGACATctgtaaatactcgaaactaattgtatatttgaaaaataagtcAGTTGGCTATAGAACCAagaaatctaaaacatttgcccatgaagaaattaataagtttctctTGCAAACTCCTGACaatcattatctcatgcataaggtatgaaagcgaaaaattttaatgtaagattaaatattatttgtaaaatcttAATATTCGGAGTTGCAGGAGCTCTGCGGAGGGAGGAATTATATGAAATGAAGtgtaacaatattaataataccggaaatgttttaattatcatagtgtctgatacaaaaactcatgttcaacgtcgatttactgttattggtgaaatatctgccAATAGATTAAGCTCGGTAAACAGAAGTACACTATGTTTTGGCTTAGAGATGGTCAGCAGTATGCCATGCAAAAAAGTCGGAGATTTTTACTTAAGAGAATATAGAAAGATTTATTGAAGAGACTTAATTCATCAtatcttaataatttattatcgaataaatttgtttctaagGTCGCGATGATAATAGGGATTGCTGGAGCCTGCAGGAAGGCTGAACTGACGTTACTACGAGAAGGAGAAGTATTTGATGGAGACacctttttcaaaattccaatttcagACAGTAAAATACACGTTATCGCGAATTTGTAGTCACTCCTGGAAATATTTCTGGTGTCAATCTTGATGacttatttaaaatgtatagaAATATCAGACCTTCTGCTTTAAAGCACGACAAATTTTTTGTCCTATATTATAATGGACAATAAGGCATGCAACCAGTGGGTATAGATAGATACCATTGGGAAATTACCAGCAAAGATTGCTCAGTACCTGGTCAACCTAATGTTGAAGGACACACAGGACATTGTTTTAGATGATTGTCAGTATCTCTCCTGCAGACTCAggagagacattctgaaaataaagcaGCAACAGGGTTGAGAGCTCATTACaaaataagagaagaatttcagaaaatattctgtttataAATCTTCAAATACCATTGAATTAGAATAATGAGTTGATTATgagtttaaataatgaaatgagCGTCAGCTATAACAGTACTTAATAAATTCGAAtagttgattaaattttttacaaaactacTTTTTATAACTGATATATGGAGGTTATCAAAAATGTGACGCTTCCTCATGTCAAGGAGTGACTTAAAGTGTTACATTTGGCGGAATTGGATAAAGTCGTATATGTAATACACCTATATGGTTTCTATAAGTAGAAGGTGCCCTTACTAATTGAAACAAATGGTGTATCTCTCTCCTCCGAGCGCTTCAGTTAGTACTGAGCATCTTTTGCGcgcatgaagcatgcgcagtatagataacgtgtctcgaacgagagagaaaattaatattgtgggcaccgtaacgtagagacgttttttcccataagaactgtccatataggagtattatgTATAAGGATAAAGTATTTATTTGGgcgaaaaatattcattttcatgtAGAAATCATATTGTGGTGAGCTTTTTCCATCGAAATAGAATATCAAAGAATACTTACAATCATTTTAAGAACAtgttttaagttgaaaaattatatttggatgCTTATGTACCTCTAAATTCAAATCCAAATTGTGTCTTTAGATTTCGGATTTACTCACAGACAAACAACgaagcaaaaaaagaagagaatgcgaaaatgacaaaaataagtATGGTAGCATGAAATGCATTTTAACAACTAAcaaatatgtttaaatatacATTATTCAGCAAGAATGAAAGATCTTATCGTTTTTTATAACACTGCGGACTAGAATTATATAGTAGATATTCACTATTAGctcattattatataatttgttttgatttttgaccgtaactaaataattacaataatattCTATTTAAGAGCATCTTCTCTGTTCACTCCTTccacaaatatgaatttttataaccttgttttcaataatatacatcGCGCTATCTATTGGTAACATTGCGAACGTGATTTGTTATAcataaaatcaatatatatgATTATATTCACTGTACCGACAAGAAGTATTCTTTAATGTCCACTACAAAATAGTTGTTGTGATTCAAAGATGGTAGTCAAGTTCCCTGAACaacaaatgataataaatatcaGATTATTGTCTttaggacttttcggaaactataactCAGGTTCAGGTAGACCATCCATAAGCTGCTTGCGGGTCCTAACCCTGAACGAGATTCAGATCACAATTTCCGAACGTCACGTTCAATTTTCAGTGAATATATGTGATATAcaagattttttgatttttattcctttttgaTGCGTTAGTTTTCctgtgatatttatttagtt
Proteins encoded in this window:
- the LOC130904174 gene encoding gustatory receptor for sugar taste 64e-like, translating into LCYLKRRHKNTIYEENSEQQALYAFYIGGIATLLLYLQLSIRWPKLIKTWCQMDKIMNKRYGYPASLDLRLRLCLIICITLKLTDYLLCMYNRYIEMVNKYGDDYDYKVFFNNTLPQLFKIVPLNVASAVYCTVLNTHSTLTSTFNDLFIILLSISLALRFKQVTQRLEKNVSKFQFESEEFWIEIREDYDRLSTLCKELDENISYIILLSYSINSFFLLIQLYESLEAVSGLVGRIYFITSFVHQIFRIVSVSLYAAWINDESLEPMNILNSVPSHAYNTEVKRLLMQISFDNVALTGCKMFKITRGIILSIAGAVVTYELVLIQFNSETQA